In Chelonia mydas isolate rCheMyd1 chromosome 10, rCheMyd1.pri.v2, whole genome shotgun sequence, a single window of DNA contains:
- the RHOT2 gene encoding mitochondrial Rho GTPase 2 isoform X2, with product MKRDVRILLVGEARVGKTSLIMALVGEEFPEEVPPRAEEITIPADVTPEKVPTHIVDYSESEQTEDELQEEIAKIRTKWIPLVNGGVEKGSRIPIILVGNKSDLQSGSSMEIILPIMNQFSEIETCVECSAKNLKNISELFYYAQKAVLHPTAPLYDPEEKQLRPTCARALTRIFNISDQDNNQILSDDELNYFQKSCFGNPLAPQALEDVKTVVWKNTTDGVQDNGLTLNGFLFLNTLFIQRGRHETTWTILRRFGYADELELTDDYLYPLFRVPQGCSTELNHFGYQFLQRMFEKHDKDRDGALSPVELQSFFNVFPYVPWGPELYNTVCTTDKGLLSLHGFLCQWTLVSYLDVHHCLEYLGYLGYPVFSEHNSQTQAITVTREKRIDLEKGQTQRNVFLCKVIGPRGTGKSAFLQAFLGRNLAAHRESPGELSFYAINTVQVSGQEKYLILYEIDVDTEFMKASDAACDVACLMYNVNDPKSFNYCACIYKQHYMDGQIPCIFVASKSDLPETTQQHGLSPAEFCYKHRLPPPFYFTCNSPGLPSTTIYTKLATAAAFPHLNDTDLGAASFWLRVALGASITAVVGFALYKALAKSK from the exons CCCGGGTGGGGAAGACATCGCTGATTATGGCTCTGGTGGGCGAGGAGTTCCCTGAGGAG GTGCCCCCTCGTGCAGAGGAGATCACAATCCCAGCCGACGTCACACCTGAGAAAGTCCCCACCCACATTGTGGACTACTCAG AATCGGAGCAAACGGAGGATGAGCTGCAGGAGGAGATCGCCAAG ATTCGGACAAAGTGGATTCCCTTGGTGAATGGGGGAGTTGAAAAGGGTTCCAG AATCCCAATCATCCTAGTGGGAAACAAGTCTGACCTACAGTCTGGGAGCTCCATGGAGATCATCCTGCCCATCATGAACCAGTTCTCTGAGATAGAGACCTGCGTGGAG TGTTCGGCCAAGAACTTAAAGAATATCTCTGAATTGTTCTACTATGCCCAGAAAGCGGTTCTGCACCCGACAGCCCCCTTGTACGATCCAGAGGAGAAACAG CTGAGACCAACGTGTGCACGAGCACTTACACGGATTTTCAACATCTCAGACCAGGATAACAACCAGATCCTAAGTGATGATGAGCTCAACTACTTCCAG AAGTCTTGCTTCGGGAATCCCCTGGCCCCCCAGGCCCTGGAAGACGTGAAGACAGTTGTGTGGAAGAACACCACGGATGGGGTGCAGGACAATGGCCTGACATTAAACG GCTTCCTCTTCCTCAATACCCTCTTCATCCAGAGGGGGCGGCACGAGACCACCTGGACCATCCTGCGCCGCTTCGGCTATGCTGATGAGCTGGAGCTGACGGATGACTATCTCTACCCACT gttCCGCGTGCCCCAGGGCTGCTCCACGGAGCTCAATCACTTTGGATACCAGTTTCTGCAGCGGATGTTTGAGAAGCACGATAAG GACAGAGACGGAGCCCTCTCACCTGTAGAACTACAGAGCTTCTTCAATGTCTTCCCCTATGTGCCCTGGGGACCTGAACTCTACAACACGGTATGCACCACTGATAAAGGCCTGCTTTCACTGCATGGATTCCTCTGCCAATGGAC GCTGGTATCGTATCTGGATGTCCATCACTGCCTAGAGTACTTGGGTTACTTGGGCTACCCCGTCTTCTCTGAGCACAACTCTCAGACACAGGCAATCACAG TTACCCGGGAGAAGAGAATCGACCTGGAGAAGGGTCAGACCCAGAGGAATGTCTTCCTCTGTAAAGTGATTGGCCCCAGGGGCACGGGCAAATCTGCGTTTCTGCAGGCCTTCCTCGGGAGGAACCTGGCT GCACACAGGGAGTCCCCGGGAGAGCTGTCCTTCTATGCAATCAACACTGTCCAAGTCAGTGGCCAGGAAAAGTATTTAATA ttgTATGAGATTGATGTGGACACGGAGTTCATGAAGGCATCGGATGCGGCTTGCGATGTCGCCTGCTTAATGTACAACGTGAATGATCCCAAATCTTTCAACTATTGCGCCTGTATTTATAAG CAACACTACATGGATGGACAAATTCCCTGCATCTTCGTCGCCTCCAAGTCAGACCTGCCAGAAACGACTCAGCAGCATGGACTCTCGCCTGCTGAGTTCTGTTACAAGCATCGCCTGCCGCCACCATTCTACTTCACCTGCAACAGCCCTGGCCTGCCCAGCACCACCATCTATACCAAACTGGCCACGGCAGCTGCCTTCCC TCACCTGAACGACACTGACCTGGGAGCTGCTTCCTTCTGGCTCAGGGTAGCCTTGGGAGCCAGTATCACGGCTGTGGTAGGATTTGCACTTTACAAAGCACTGGCAAAGAGCAAATAA
- the RHOT2 gene encoding mitochondrial Rho GTPase 2 isoform X1: protein MKRDVRILLVGEARVGKTSLIMALVGEEFPEEVPPRAEEITIPADVTPEKVPTHIVDYSESEQTEDELQEEIAKANVVCVVYDVTVEATIEKIRTKWIPLVNGGVEKGSRIPIILVGNKSDLQSGSSMEIILPIMNQFSEIETCVECSAKNLKNISELFYYAQKAVLHPTAPLYDPEEKQLRPTCARALTRIFNISDQDNNQILSDDELNYFQKSCFGNPLAPQALEDVKTVVWKNTTDGVQDNGLTLNGFLFLNTLFIQRGRHETTWTILRRFGYADELELTDDYLYPLFRVPQGCSTELNHFGYQFLQRMFEKHDKDRDGALSPVELQSFFNVFPYVPWGPELYNTVCTTDKGLLSLHGFLCQWTLVSYLDVHHCLEYLGYLGYPVFSEHNSQTQAITVTREKRIDLEKGQTQRNVFLCKVIGPRGTGKSAFLQAFLGRNLAAHRESPGELSFYAINTVQVSGQEKYLILYEIDVDTEFMKASDAACDVACLMYNVNDPKSFNYCACIYKQHYMDGQIPCIFVASKSDLPETTQQHGLSPAEFCYKHRLPPPFYFTCNSPGLPSTTIYTKLATAAAFPHLNDTDLGAASFWLRVALGASITAVVGFALYKALAKSK, encoded by the exons CCCGGGTGGGGAAGACATCGCTGATTATGGCTCTGGTGGGCGAGGAGTTCCCTGAGGAG GTGCCCCCTCGTGCAGAGGAGATCACAATCCCAGCCGACGTCACACCTGAGAAAGTCCCCACCCACATTGTGGACTACTCAG AATCGGAGCAAACGGAGGATGAGCTGCAGGAGGAGATCGCCAAG gCCAACGTGGTCTGTGTGGTGTACGATGTCACCGTGGAGGCCACAATTGAGAAG ATTCGGACAAAGTGGATTCCCTTGGTGAATGGGGGAGTTGAAAAGGGTTCCAG AATCCCAATCATCCTAGTGGGAAACAAGTCTGACCTACAGTCTGGGAGCTCCATGGAGATCATCCTGCCCATCATGAACCAGTTCTCTGAGATAGAGACCTGCGTGGAG TGTTCGGCCAAGAACTTAAAGAATATCTCTGAATTGTTCTACTATGCCCAGAAAGCGGTTCTGCACCCGACAGCCCCCTTGTACGATCCAGAGGAGAAACAG CTGAGACCAACGTGTGCACGAGCACTTACACGGATTTTCAACATCTCAGACCAGGATAACAACCAGATCCTAAGTGATGATGAGCTCAACTACTTCCAG AAGTCTTGCTTCGGGAATCCCCTGGCCCCCCAGGCCCTGGAAGACGTGAAGACAGTTGTGTGGAAGAACACCACGGATGGGGTGCAGGACAATGGCCTGACATTAAACG GCTTCCTCTTCCTCAATACCCTCTTCATCCAGAGGGGGCGGCACGAGACCACCTGGACCATCCTGCGCCGCTTCGGCTATGCTGATGAGCTGGAGCTGACGGATGACTATCTCTACCCACT gttCCGCGTGCCCCAGGGCTGCTCCACGGAGCTCAATCACTTTGGATACCAGTTTCTGCAGCGGATGTTTGAGAAGCACGATAAG GACAGAGACGGAGCCCTCTCACCTGTAGAACTACAGAGCTTCTTCAATGTCTTCCCCTATGTGCCCTGGGGACCTGAACTCTACAACACGGTATGCACCACTGATAAAGGCCTGCTTTCACTGCATGGATTCCTCTGCCAATGGAC GCTGGTATCGTATCTGGATGTCCATCACTGCCTAGAGTACTTGGGTTACTTGGGCTACCCCGTCTTCTCTGAGCACAACTCTCAGACACAGGCAATCACAG TTACCCGGGAGAAGAGAATCGACCTGGAGAAGGGTCAGACCCAGAGGAATGTCTTCCTCTGTAAAGTGATTGGCCCCAGGGGCACGGGCAAATCTGCGTTTCTGCAGGCCTTCCTCGGGAGGAACCTGGCT GCACACAGGGAGTCCCCGGGAGAGCTGTCCTTCTATGCAATCAACACTGTCCAAGTCAGTGGCCAGGAAAAGTATTTAATA ttgTATGAGATTGATGTGGACACGGAGTTCATGAAGGCATCGGATGCGGCTTGCGATGTCGCCTGCTTAATGTACAACGTGAATGATCCCAAATCTTTCAACTATTGCGCCTGTATTTATAAG CAACACTACATGGATGGACAAATTCCCTGCATCTTCGTCGCCTCCAAGTCAGACCTGCCAGAAACGACTCAGCAGCATGGACTCTCGCCTGCTGAGTTCTGTTACAAGCATCGCCTGCCGCCACCATTCTACTTCACCTGCAACAGCCCTGGCCTGCCCAGCACCACCATCTATACCAAACTGGCCACGGCAGCTGCCTTCCC TCACCTGAACGACACTGACCTGGGAGCTGCTTCCTTCTGGCTCAGGGTAGCCTTGGGAGCCAGTATCACGGCTGTGGTAGGATTTGCACTTTACAAAGCACTGGCAAAGAGCAAATAA
- the RHOT2 gene encoding mitochondrial Rho GTPase 2 isoform X3 — MALVGEEFPEEVPPRAEEITIPADVTPEKVPTHIVDYSESEQTEDELQEEIAKANVVCVVYDVTVEATIEKIRTKWIPLVNGGVEKGSRIPIILVGNKSDLQSGSSMEIILPIMNQFSEIETCVECSAKNLKNISELFYYAQKAVLHPTAPLYDPEEKQLRPTCARALTRIFNISDQDNNQILSDDELNYFQKSCFGNPLAPQALEDVKTVVWKNTTDGVQDNGLTLNGFLFLNTLFIQRGRHETTWTILRRFGYADELELTDDYLYPLFRVPQGCSTELNHFGYQFLQRMFEKHDKDRDGALSPVELQSFFNVFPYVPWGPELYNTVCTTDKGLLSLHGFLCQWTLVSYLDVHHCLEYLGYLGYPVFSEHNSQTQAITVTREKRIDLEKGQTQRNVFLCKVIGPRGTGKSAFLQAFLGRNLAAHRESPGELSFYAINTVQVSGQEKYLILYEIDVDTEFMKASDAACDVACLMYNVNDPKSFNYCACIYKQHYMDGQIPCIFVASKSDLPETTQQHGLSPAEFCYKHRLPPPFYFTCNSPGLPSTTIYTKLATAAAFPHLNDTDLGAASFWLRVALGASITAVVGFALYKALAKSK; from the exons ATGGCTCTGGTGGGCGAGGAGTTCCCTGAGGAG GTGCCCCCTCGTGCAGAGGAGATCACAATCCCAGCCGACGTCACACCTGAGAAAGTCCCCACCCACATTGTGGACTACTCAG AATCGGAGCAAACGGAGGATGAGCTGCAGGAGGAGATCGCCAAG gCCAACGTGGTCTGTGTGGTGTACGATGTCACCGTGGAGGCCACAATTGAGAAG ATTCGGACAAAGTGGATTCCCTTGGTGAATGGGGGAGTTGAAAAGGGTTCCAG AATCCCAATCATCCTAGTGGGAAACAAGTCTGACCTACAGTCTGGGAGCTCCATGGAGATCATCCTGCCCATCATGAACCAGTTCTCTGAGATAGAGACCTGCGTGGAG TGTTCGGCCAAGAACTTAAAGAATATCTCTGAATTGTTCTACTATGCCCAGAAAGCGGTTCTGCACCCGACAGCCCCCTTGTACGATCCAGAGGAGAAACAG CTGAGACCAACGTGTGCACGAGCACTTACACGGATTTTCAACATCTCAGACCAGGATAACAACCAGATCCTAAGTGATGATGAGCTCAACTACTTCCAG AAGTCTTGCTTCGGGAATCCCCTGGCCCCCCAGGCCCTGGAAGACGTGAAGACAGTTGTGTGGAAGAACACCACGGATGGGGTGCAGGACAATGGCCTGACATTAAACG GCTTCCTCTTCCTCAATACCCTCTTCATCCAGAGGGGGCGGCACGAGACCACCTGGACCATCCTGCGCCGCTTCGGCTATGCTGATGAGCTGGAGCTGACGGATGACTATCTCTACCCACT gttCCGCGTGCCCCAGGGCTGCTCCACGGAGCTCAATCACTTTGGATACCAGTTTCTGCAGCGGATGTTTGAGAAGCACGATAAG GACAGAGACGGAGCCCTCTCACCTGTAGAACTACAGAGCTTCTTCAATGTCTTCCCCTATGTGCCCTGGGGACCTGAACTCTACAACACGGTATGCACCACTGATAAAGGCCTGCTTTCACTGCATGGATTCCTCTGCCAATGGAC GCTGGTATCGTATCTGGATGTCCATCACTGCCTAGAGTACTTGGGTTACTTGGGCTACCCCGTCTTCTCTGAGCACAACTCTCAGACACAGGCAATCACAG TTACCCGGGAGAAGAGAATCGACCTGGAGAAGGGTCAGACCCAGAGGAATGTCTTCCTCTGTAAAGTGATTGGCCCCAGGGGCACGGGCAAATCTGCGTTTCTGCAGGCCTTCCTCGGGAGGAACCTGGCT GCACACAGGGAGTCCCCGGGAGAGCTGTCCTTCTATGCAATCAACACTGTCCAAGTCAGTGGCCAGGAAAAGTATTTAATA ttgTATGAGATTGATGTGGACACGGAGTTCATGAAGGCATCGGATGCGGCTTGCGATGTCGCCTGCTTAATGTACAACGTGAATGATCCCAAATCTTTCAACTATTGCGCCTGTATTTATAAG CAACACTACATGGATGGACAAATTCCCTGCATCTTCGTCGCCTCCAAGTCAGACCTGCCAGAAACGACTCAGCAGCATGGACTCTCGCCTGCTGAGTTCTGTTACAAGCATCGCCTGCCGCCACCATTCTACTTCACCTGCAACAGCCCTGGCCTGCCCAGCACCACCATCTATACCAAACTGGCCACGGCAGCTGCCTTCCC TCACCTGAACGACACTGACCTGGGAGCTGCTTCCTTCTGGCTCAGGGTAGCCTTGGGAGCCAGTATCACGGCTGTGGTAGGATTTGCACTTTACAAAGCACTGGCAAAGAGCAAATAA
- the RHOT2 gene encoding mitochondrial Rho GTPase 2 isoform X4 encodes MEIILPIMNQFSEIETCVECSAKNLKNISELFYYAQKAVLHPTAPLYDPEEKQLRPTCARALTRIFNISDQDNNQILSDDELNYFQKSCFGNPLAPQALEDVKTVVWKNTTDGVQDNGLTLNGFLFLNTLFIQRGRHETTWTILRRFGYADELELTDDYLYPLFRVPQGCSTELNHFGYQFLQRMFEKHDKDRDGALSPVELQSFFNVFPYVPWGPELYNTVCTTDKGLLSLHGFLCQWTLVSYLDVHHCLEYLGYLGYPVFSEHNSQTQAITVTREKRIDLEKGQTQRNVFLCKVIGPRGTGKSAFLQAFLGRNLAAHRESPGELSFYAINTVQVSGQEKYLILYEIDVDTEFMKASDAACDVACLMYNVNDPKSFNYCACIYKQHYMDGQIPCIFVASKSDLPETTQQHGLSPAEFCYKHRLPPPFYFTCNSPGLPSTTIYTKLATAAAFPHLNDTDLGAASFWLRVALGASITAVVGFALYKALAKSK; translated from the exons ATGGAGATCATCCTGCCCATCATGAACCAGTTCTCTGAGATAGAGACCTGCGTGGAG TGTTCGGCCAAGAACTTAAAGAATATCTCTGAATTGTTCTACTATGCCCAGAAAGCGGTTCTGCACCCGACAGCCCCCTTGTACGATCCAGAGGAGAAACAG CTGAGACCAACGTGTGCACGAGCACTTACACGGATTTTCAACATCTCAGACCAGGATAACAACCAGATCCTAAGTGATGATGAGCTCAACTACTTCCAG AAGTCTTGCTTCGGGAATCCCCTGGCCCCCCAGGCCCTGGAAGACGTGAAGACAGTTGTGTGGAAGAACACCACGGATGGGGTGCAGGACAATGGCCTGACATTAAACG GCTTCCTCTTCCTCAATACCCTCTTCATCCAGAGGGGGCGGCACGAGACCACCTGGACCATCCTGCGCCGCTTCGGCTATGCTGATGAGCTGGAGCTGACGGATGACTATCTCTACCCACT gttCCGCGTGCCCCAGGGCTGCTCCACGGAGCTCAATCACTTTGGATACCAGTTTCTGCAGCGGATGTTTGAGAAGCACGATAAG GACAGAGACGGAGCCCTCTCACCTGTAGAACTACAGAGCTTCTTCAATGTCTTCCCCTATGTGCCCTGGGGACCTGAACTCTACAACACGGTATGCACCACTGATAAAGGCCTGCTTTCACTGCATGGATTCCTCTGCCAATGGAC GCTGGTATCGTATCTGGATGTCCATCACTGCCTAGAGTACTTGGGTTACTTGGGCTACCCCGTCTTCTCTGAGCACAACTCTCAGACACAGGCAATCACAG TTACCCGGGAGAAGAGAATCGACCTGGAGAAGGGTCAGACCCAGAGGAATGTCTTCCTCTGTAAAGTGATTGGCCCCAGGGGCACGGGCAAATCTGCGTTTCTGCAGGCCTTCCTCGGGAGGAACCTGGCT GCACACAGGGAGTCCCCGGGAGAGCTGTCCTTCTATGCAATCAACACTGTCCAAGTCAGTGGCCAGGAAAAGTATTTAATA ttgTATGAGATTGATGTGGACACGGAGTTCATGAAGGCATCGGATGCGGCTTGCGATGTCGCCTGCTTAATGTACAACGTGAATGATCCCAAATCTTTCAACTATTGCGCCTGTATTTATAAG CAACACTACATGGATGGACAAATTCCCTGCATCTTCGTCGCCTCCAAGTCAGACCTGCCAGAAACGACTCAGCAGCATGGACTCTCGCCTGCTGAGTTCTGTTACAAGCATCGCCTGCCGCCACCATTCTACTTCACCTGCAACAGCCCTGGCCTGCCCAGCACCACCATCTATACCAAACTGGCCACGGCAGCTGCCTTCCC TCACCTGAACGACACTGACCTGGGAGCTGCTTCCTTCTGGCTCAGGGTAGCCTTGGGAGCCAGTATCACGGCTGTGGTAGGATTTGCACTTTACAAAGCACTGGCAAAGAGCAAATAA